The DNA window ATGATGGAGTATTGCCGAAGCGAATCGAGCAAGATGGGATTTTGACGGATACAGACCGTGAATGGTTTGCGCAGATCGGGTTTGAACTAGCGCCAACTTCGAAAATGCGTTTAATGGATGAGACTTATATGGTTTACCGTGCATTTACCTCTGCATCGGATTTGTTGACGGTGTCGTTTCCGATTGCAGATGAGGAAGGCAAAGCACTGTTGCCTTCTCTTTATATTCAAAAGCTGAAAGATATGTTAGCGATTGAAACGATTCCTGCTGTTATCGATCCGGAAGAGCTACTAAACGCTTCTCCATTGGCATATATTTCGCATCCACGAGCGAGTTTAGCTTATTTAACGTCGCAAATTCGCGGTGGGGATTTGTCAGCAGAATGGCATGCCGTTTTACATTACTATCAAGAAGATCCATTTTGGTCTTCTGTCATTCACCGCATTTTAGCGCCACTTAAGCCCAATACAGCGGATTCACTGCGCAAAAACATTGCAGATCCTTTATATGGTACGCCAATTTCCTCTAGCGTTTCACGAGTTGAAACGTATTATGGCTGTCCGTTTGCGCATTATGTGGCATATGGTTTACGCCTTGAAGAAAGAAGTCAATATAAATTAGCAGCTCCTGCTATGGGTGATCTTTTTCATGCAGCGATTAAATGGATATCAGATGAAGTGTTGCGACTTGGCGTATCCTGGTCATCACTGACAAAAACACAGTGTCAAAACTTAGCGAAACAGGCAATTGAACAATTATCGCCTTATTTCGTCAATCATATCTTAATTAGTTCACACCGCTATCGTTATATTCAACATAAACTAGAAGGGATTATTCGTCAGACAGCCTTCATGTTAAGCAAGCACGCCAAAGTTTCTGGCTTTGTCCCAGTTGCACTTGAGGTAGGGTTTGGACCGAAAGAAACCATTCCACCACTTGAAATCTCTTTAAAAGATGGTCGCAAAATGAATGTCCGCGGACGCATTGATCGAATTGATTCGACTGAAATCCACGGCAAACCGTATTTACGTGTCGTCGATTACAAATCATCTAAACAAGGTCTTGACCTTAGTAATGTCTATCACGGTCTGTCGCTACAGACTTTTACGTATTTAGATGTAGCATTGACACATGCTGATCGCTGGCTTGGAAAAGAAGCCGAACCTGCTGGCGTACTGTACTTCCATATGCACAATCCTATGCTAAAGCTCACAAAGTTGATGACGGCTGAAGAGTTAGAAGAAGAACTGGCAAAATCCTTTAAAATGAATGGCTTGGTCGTGGAAGATCCAGAAGTAATTCAAGCGATGGATGACGGCATAGATGGCTATTCCAACGTTATACCTGTGAGACTCAACAAAAGTGGTGCAGTATCAGCTAGCCAATCAAAAACAGTCATGAAAGAAGACATGCAAGCCATTCGGCGGTTTGTCCGTGGCAAGCACCAAAATGCCGGGAATGGCATACTAGAAGGCAATACGAGCATTACTCCTTATAAAGTAAAAGAAGATACACCTTGTCAATTTTGTTCTTATCGCTCGGTTTGTCAATTTGATCCGGCAGATCCACAGCAAAACTACCGAAAACTTTCAGCTTTATCACCCCAACAGGCAGTTGAATTGATTAGAAAGGAGACCGCTGCAGATGATACCGAAAAAACCGATTGATGCCACATGGACCGATGAACAATGGCAAGCAATTTGGGCAAAAGGACAAGATATGCTCGTGTCAGCCGCAGCTGGTTCAGGAAAAACAGCTGTTTTGATTAATCGTATGATTGAAAAAGTATTGGCCGAAGAAGATCCTATATCCGTAGACGAACTTTTAGTCGTTACGTTTACCAATGCGTCAGCTGCTGAAATGCGTCACCGAATGGCAAATGCTTTGGAACGAGCAGTTGCAGAAAATCCTGAATCGACTCATTTAAGAAAACAATTGCGCCTAATTAATAAAGCACAAATTTCCACGTTGCATTCTTTTTGTTTGCAAGTCGTAAAACAATACGCGTATTTACTGGAAATTGATCCAGGTTTCCGGATTGCTGGAGAAACTGAAGCTGCATTGTTGCGGGATGATGTACTTGAAGCCGTTCTTGAAACAGCTTACGAAGGACAAGGCGCAGAGGCGGTGTACCGCTTAGCAGACAGTTTTACTTCTGATCGCAGCGACCAAGCAATGGAAGTTCTTCTCAGCAAGCTTTACGATTACTCACGTGTGCATCCTGATCCTGAAGCTTGGCTAGTACAAGTGCCCGCGTTATACAATGTACCGGCATCTTCCACAGTTGATGAACTGCCGTTTATTGACGATTTAAAATTGACGATACGTCATGCTTTGGAAGAAGCGTTGCAGTTAACTCGAGAAGGACTTGAGTTGGCGATACAGCCAAATGGTCCAAGCGTACTAGAAGTAACCTTTAAAACAGACGCGGAGGTCATCCAGGCAGCCATTGTTTCTTTGGAGGATTCTTGGGACAGCCTTTCCGATTTTTCGAAAACGTTTAAATGGGAAAAGGCAGCAAGTATTCGCAAAGATTCGTGTGACCCAGACATTGCAGAAGAAGCAAAAGCTAGACGCAATGAAGTAAAGAAAATTGTCAGTGGATTGTTTGACGCCTATTTTACTCGCTCGCCCAAACGCTTACTTGAAGAAATGCGCGAAATGGCACCTATGATGAAAACCTTAGTTGAGCTCACACAACAGTTTGCAGAGCAATACAAGGCGTTGAAAATTGATAAAGCGTTAGTAGATTTTTCTGATCTTGAGCATTATGCATTAGAAATTTTAATGGATGAGGGCAAGCCTTCTGTAATTGCGGAAGAATACCAAAGTCGCTTTAAAGAAGTGTTAGTGGATGAATATCAAGATACGAATTTGCTTCAAGAAACAATTTTGAACCTCGTAAAATCCGGCGGAGAACAAGACGGCAATCTCTTTATGGTAGGAGACGTTAAACAATCCATCTACCGTTTCCGTCTCGCCGAACCAATGCTCTTTTTAGGGAAATATGCTCGTTTTCGCTACGATGCAAAAGATACCGGATTGCGAATTGATTTAAATGCAAACTTCAGAAGCCGTAAAGAAATACTAGACGGTACCAATTATATTTTTTCTCAAATTATGGGACGACGAGTGGGAGAAATTGACTATGATGAAGCAGCGGCGCTAAAAGCAAAAGCTCCTTATCCGGAACAGCCAATTCCGATTAAATTGGCTTTGATTCACGAACCTGAAACGGAAGAGGAATTAGTAGACGAAGACTTGGTGAAATCGCAATGGGAAGCCCGTTTTATCGCCAAAAAAATCAAGAAACTGATGGACGGCCAAACAATGGTTAACGATCCATGGACCCGGCAACAACGAAAACTGGAATATCGCGATATTGTAGTCCTGATGCGTTCTATGACTTGGTCAGGAGACTTTGTAGACGAATTTAAGATGGCTGGAATTCCGCTGTATGCAGAATTAAGAGGAGGCTATTTTGAGGCGCTTGAAGTGATGATTATGCTCAACACATTGCGTGTCATTGATAATCCTTACCAAGACATTCCACTGGCTTCTGTTTTACGTGCACCATTTGTTGGATTAAAGGAAAATGAATTAGCTGAAATCCGCTTAGCGGCACCTCAAGCTTCATTTTATGAAGCAGTAAAAACCTTTATGCGTGCGGGTACTGGAATTGATCCCGCTGCCGCTGAGAAGTTGCAACGTTTCGTTCTTCAACTAGATCAGTGGCGAAACCTTGCGCGTCGTGGTTCTCTGGCAGAGTTAATATGGCAGGTGTATTTAGACACCAATTATTATGAGATGGCCGGTGCGATGACAAATGGCAAACAACGGACAGCTAATTTACGTGCTTTACATGACCGGGCATTAGAATATGAAAAAACATCGTTTCGTGGACTGTTCCGGTTCCTACGCTTTATTGACCGGATGCGTGAGCGTGGAGATGATCTAGGAACTGCAAAATCACTTAGTGAAAAAGAAAATGTCGTTCGGCTTATGACGGTTCATAAGTCAAAAGGACTTGAGTTTCCCGTCGTCTTTTTTGCGGGTACCGGTCGTTCATTTAATGAAATGGATTTCAGAAAATCGTATTTGTTTGATCAAGATTATGGACTAGCAGTAAAAGCAGTCAATCCGGATACAAGAATCGAATATACGTCGTTGCCGTTTCTGGCGGTCAGAGAAATGAAACAGCTACAGATGAAAGCGGAAGAAATGCGGGTTTTGTATGTAGCGATGACACGAGCAAAAGAGCAATTATTTTTGACCGCTTCTGTTAAAGAGATTGATAAGCTAGTTGAAAAGTGGAAAGTCAGCACACATGATGTGCTGCTGCCAGATTTTATGCGTTCACGTGCAAAAGGGTATTTAGACTGGATTGGTCCAGCTGTAGCTAGACATCCTGATGCCAAAGAGTCATTAAACAGTAACGGCAATTTGCTTAACCATTGTTCTCATTTTGATGTTGAAATTATCGAATCTCAAACCTTGCTTCCAGCTATAGTGGGTTTGGATGAATTGCTAGAAGACAAGAGTACAGCTGAAGATTATCAGCAACTCGTCAATGAGCGTTTCAATTATCAGTATCCACACCAGCGGGCAGTCGACAAACGCTCTAAACAGTCGGTGACGGAAATGAAAAGACTGCAGATGTTGCAGCGTCTGGATGAACCCGAATCCTTCGTTCAAACAGCAAAACCTAAAACGGCAAAACTGCTGCACCGGCCAGATTTCATGATGGACAAACAGTTGTCAGCAGCTGATGTTGGAACGGCTGTCCACGCGGTCATGCAACATATCCCATTGGATCGTACGATGACTGCTAGTGAAATAAAAGAATTCATCGACAGTTTAGTTGGGATGGAAATTTTGTCGCCTGCTGAAGGAAAAGTAGTGAGTGTTAAAGAAATTGAACGCTTTTATAAAAGCGAAACAGCTGGACGTCTACGCTTAGCGAAAAATATTAAACGAGAAGTACCTTTCACCTATGCCAAAAAAGACGCTGATGGAGACCATCAAATTATCCAAGGAATCGTCGATTGTCTATTTGAAGAACAAGATGGCTGGGTTTTGCTGGATTATAAAACCGATCGCGTTGCGAATATGGGCAATGTGACAGATGAAATGACCGAACGCTATAGCGTCCAGCTGACTGTCTACCAAGAAGCAGTCGAGTCAATCCTGAGAATTCCAATAAAAGAACGGTGGCTCTATTTGTTTGCAGCGAGTCAAGAAGTGATTATTTAGGAGGATTATTTTGAACTTACAGCCAGTTTCTATTCAAGAACGAGTAACAGCGATTGATTTAATGAGGGGATTCTCACTGTTTGGCATTTTGATCGTTAACATGCTAGCTTTCCATTCGCCTTTTTTCTATATCGATCCATATAAGTGGTTTAATGGAGCGATGAATGAAGGAATCTATTTTGTTATCGATATATTCATCCAAGGCAGTTTTTACCCGCTCTTTGCAATGTTGTTTGGCTATGGACTAGCCATGCAATATATGCGTGCAGAAGCGAATGGACGTCCCTTTATGCCTTTGGCTAGTAAACGACTTGTGGTTTTACTGTTATTCGGCATGATTCATGCCTTTTTGATTTGGTATGGGGATATTTTAATCACTTACGCCATTATGGGCTTTTTACTTATTGGCATGATTCGTTTGCCATCCAGTTGGTTAGTAGGATTTGGTGCGATCATTTATACAGTACCGCATGTATTGTTACTGGGTATTTTATTTTTAGCAGTAGCCGCTGATCCGAATATTTATGTTGGGTATATGGAAATCGAAAGTTCGATACAAGCGTATCAATCAGGGAGTTTTGCGGAAATTTTTAGCCAGCGATTGGCTGACTGGTCCTATAGCAATAATTTAGTTGGCTTTGTTATCTTAATAGCTACCATTCTGCCATTTCTAATGGTTGGAGCGGCTGCTGCAAAATGGCGATTAATTGAACGAACACAGGAAAAGCGGAAATTGTGGCTGTTTTTAGCGATTGTCCCGCTGTTAATCGGTTTGGCGCTAAAATCTTTGCCGTTTCTATTAGAACCGAATTATGCTTTTGTTTATTTGCAAGATATTTTCGGAGGACCGCTTGTAGCAATTGGCTACGCGGCGATTATTGCTTTACTAGCTCAGAACAACGCGATGCAGAAACTACTTTCTCCAGTTGCTAAAGTAGGACGCATGTCGTTAACGACTTATATTACGCAATCTATTTTTGCAACACTGATTTTCTATTCATATGGATTGGGATTATATGGCCAAGTGGATTTGTTGACGGGGACATTGATTGCCATAGGTATTTTCGTGATTCAGCTTATTTTTGCGGAACTGTGGTTTGAGAAGTTTTCGCGTGGACCGCTTGAAAGTGTCTGGAGAAAATGGACTTATTGAAATAATTTCGAAAAAACTAACAATTCAAAACCGTGAATGTGTATAATGAATTCAACCACAGAAAAGGAGTGTTTGACGAATGAAGCTGTTATCATTTCGCTATGAAGGAAAAGAAGGATTTGGACCAAAAGTTAAAAAGGAAGAAGCTGTATGGGATTTAGTTGCGATTCAACAGCAATTAGAAGTTCTACCTGCGTTTCCTACACAATTGATTGAAGGAATCCCGCAAGGAATGGAATTTGTTGAACAAATCCGTAAATTAACGGAAGCCGCTGTCCAATCTGACCGCTCTGAAGAATTCAAACACTCTTTTTCAGAAATTGAATGGTTAGCTCCAATTTCGAGAACGCCGAAAAATATCATCTGCGTTGGAAAGAATTACGCGGATCATGCAAAAGAGATGGGTGGAGAAGCTCCTGTAGACTTAGTAGTTTTCACAAAGTCGGCTACTTGTATTTCAGCTGACGGCGAAACCGTCTCGGTTCACAGTGATGTAACGGATTCCTATGATTACGAAGGCGAATTGGCTGTCATTATTGGTAAAGCTGGACACAAAATACCAAAGCAAATGGCTTATGACTATGTTTTTGGCTATACCATTGCAAATGATTTGACTGCACGGGACTTGCAACAAAAACACCAACAGTATTTTCTTGGGAAAAGCTTGTCGGGCTCATGTCCATTAGGTCCATACATCGTCACAAAAGATGAAATCCCACAAGCACAAAATCTATCAATCGTCACAAAAGTTAACGATGAGGTACGCCAAAACGGCAACACGGAAAACATGATCCGTCGTGTTGATGACCTTGTAGCGGAAGTATCGAAATATATTGCGCTGGAACCAGGGGATGTTCTTCTTACTGGGACACCGGCTGGAGTGGGCAAAGGTTTCAATCCGCCAAAATTCCTAAAAGCGGGAGACACGATTAAAGTGTCGATTGAATCCATTGGGACTCTCGTCACACATTTGTCATAAGATATAGGCTCTTCCCATCGTCCAACTTGTGATAAACTGGAAAGGACTTTATTAGAAGAGGTGAGCTTTTGAGCATTTTTACAGACACTACACATTTACACATCACGACATGGGTTGTTGCAGTCATTTTGTTTCTGATCGCCGCATTTATGCAGCGCGACAGTAAAGGCCGTAAAATTTTGCACATGGTCTTGAGATTGTTCTATGTTTTGATCATCATTACAGGGTTAACATTGTTTATCGCCCATTCTTCCTATGATGCAATGTTATACGGCATTAAGTTCTTATTGGGTGTTTTGACAATTGGAATGATGGAGATGGTGTTGGTCCGTTCGAAAAAACAAAAACCAGTTACGATGTTCTGGGCATTGTTTGTCTTGTTCTTACTTGCAACAATGTTCATCGGTTTCATGTTGCCAATCGGATTGGATTTCTTTTAAGGAAAGTAGGCAGGTGCATCTAGCACCTGTCTTTTTCTATGCAACTTTTCACAGTTTAGACGAAACTCCAGCAAGTCAGTGCTGAAACACTAACTTTACATGGCGGCGATAGCTGGAGTTTGATAAAATGAATCGGGTGGAATGTACCAACAACCTCATTGAAGGAGGACTTAGAATTGAAGGCAAAATGGATTTTGAGCATGATAACAACTGTACTGCTGCTGGCACTAGTCAATCCAGTGTTTGCTGCAGAAGAGCGGGAACTTAAAGACGAACTTATCTATGATGTGTTAGTTGACCGTTATTTCAATAAAAAGATCAATAATGATTATGAAGTAAATGCATTAGATCCCGCAGCTTTTAATGGTGGCGATTTTGATGGAATGGCCAGTGAACTATTATTTGCGAAAGAAATGGGTTTCACAGCTCTTTCAATAGGACCTGTATTTTCAACAGCTACATATGATGGCAAAACAGTAAGAGACTATACTAAATTCGAGCGTCATTTTGGTACAGAAGAAGAATTTCAAACCTTGGTAGATGAAATCCATAATCAAGAAATGAAAGTGATTGTGGATATTCCGACGCAACAAGTAAGTGCAGATCATGTGTGGGCAGTTGAAAACCCAGAATGGTTTACAGAAAACGAAGACGGCAGCTTGGCACTAGATACAGCAAACACAGAGGTCCAAGAAGCGCTAATTGCTACATTTGTAGAATTTAGTGAAGCCTATCAAGTTGACGGGTTCCGACTACAAGACGCAGACAAATTAGATGCAGCTTTTGTTAGCGATTTTTCTAAAGCGATAAAAGAGGTGCGAGATAGTTACATTTTAAGTGATCAAGAAATGGCAGACAGTGGTTCATTCGATGCGGTAGTGATGCCTGGTGTGGAAAAGACATTACGTGCGGCTTATAAGAATTTTGATCAGGATATGACCGACGTAACGACGATCATGGAGCAAAGCAAAAACAATTTGATTCAAGTAGATTCATTGACTGGATCTCGATTTACAGCAGACATTGTAGCGGAAAATGGATTTCCGCCGACACGCTGGACGCTATTGTTGACTCAGTTGTTGACGATGCCTGGAATTCCAGTCGTTCAATATGGTTCAGAATCTGCTATGAATGGGACAGAGTTGGATGAATCTCATCAAATTTTAGATATGGCCGTAGATAAGGAACTTGTTGATCACATCACTAACTTGACGTCATTGCGTAATTCGTCTGAAGCATTACGAACAGGGGAATTGGAAGTGCTACACGATGAAGATGGATGGCTCGTTTATAAACGTTCGAATGACGAAGAATCATGGATTGTTGCTATTAACAACGCGTCTTCAACAAAGAGCATTAACTTATCAGCTGATGTCATTGGACAAGGACAGGAATTACGTGGATTATTTGAAAGTGATATTATTCGCCAAGGAGATAATGGGGATTACCGAATAACACAAGATCGAGAAATCGCGGAAGTGTTCCACGTAACAGAAGAAAGTAAACTCAACTCTGCGTACATTGCAACGCTAGTTGTTATGTATGTTGTGTTCATGATGTTCTTGTGGTTTGTTTGGCGTAAAGGCAAACAACGTAAAGCAGATGCAGCGAAACAGTCGACAGTTGAGAAAAATCCGAAATAATCCGAAAAAATAAAACAGGCAGAAAAAGCAATCCGCTTTTTCTGCCTGTTTTTGATATTGGCATTATTTACTTAATGCTTTATAACCTACCATATTAATTGGGTCTTTCGGCGATGAATAGGGAGGTGCATAGCAAAGTTCGAGTGCCTGCAAATCGTCAATCGTCAACCCCCCGTAGATTGCTGTCACAATGACATCGATTCGCTTGTCAACGCCTTTGCCACCAATACATTGTGCCCCTAAAATCTTACGGGTTTGTGGATCGTAATGGACTTTTAACGTGATTTCGGAATGATCAGGATAATAACCCGCATTCGAATTGCCGGTATGCGTCACTGTAGCAAAAGCTAAATTTTTATCTTGAATCGCTTTTTCGTTTAACCCTGTCATTGCAGCAGTTAATGAGAAAATTTTCAAGACGGAAGTTCCGAGCAAACCTTTTTTCGCTACCTTGTTGCCCGTAAGGTGACTCGCTGCGATAAATGCTTGACGATGCGCAGGAGAAGCA is part of the Planococcus kocurii genome and encodes:
- a CDS encoding DUF418 domain-containing protein — its product is MNLQPVSIQERVTAIDLMRGFSLFGILIVNMLAFHSPFFYIDPYKWFNGAMNEGIYFVIDIFIQGSFYPLFAMLFGYGLAMQYMRAEANGRPFMPLASKRLVVLLLFGMIHAFLIWYGDILITYAIMGFLLIGMIRLPSSWLVGFGAIIYTVPHVLLLGILFLAVAADPNIYVGYMEIESSIQAYQSGSFAEIFSQRLADWSYSNNLVGFVILIATILPFLMVGAAAAKWRLIERTQEKRKLWLFLAIVPLLIGLALKSLPFLLEPNYAFVYLQDIFGGPLVAIGYAAIIALLAQNNAMQKLLSPVAKVGRMSLTTYITQSIFATLIFYSYGLGLYGQVDLLTGTLIAIGIFVIQLIFAELWFEKFSRGPLESVWRKWTY
- the addA gene encoding helicase-exonuclease AddAB subunit AddA, with the translated sequence MIPKKPIDATWTDEQWQAIWAKGQDMLVSAAAGSGKTAVLINRMIEKVLAEEDPISVDELLVVTFTNASAAEMRHRMANALERAVAENPESTHLRKQLRLINKAQISTLHSFCLQVVKQYAYLLEIDPGFRIAGETEAALLRDDVLEAVLETAYEGQGAEAVYRLADSFTSDRSDQAMEVLLSKLYDYSRVHPDPEAWLVQVPALYNVPASSTVDELPFIDDLKLTIRHALEEALQLTREGLELAIQPNGPSVLEVTFKTDAEVIQAAIVSLEDSWDSLSDFSKTFKWEKAASIRKDSCDPDIAEEAKARRNEVKKIVSGLFDAYFTRSPKRLLEEMREMAPMMKTLVELTQQFAEQYKALKIDKALVDFSDLEHYALEILMDEGKPSVIAEEYQSRFKEVLVDEYQDTNLLQETILNLVKSGGEQDGNLFMVGDVKQSIYRFRLAEPMLFLGKYARFRYDAKDTGLRIDLNANFRSRKEILDGTNYIFSQIMGRRVGEIDYDEAAALKAKAPYPEQPIPIKLALIHEPETEEELVDEDLVKSQWEARFIAKKIKKLMDGQTMVNDPWTRQQRKLEYRDIVVLMRSMTWSGDFVDEFKMAGIPLYAELRGGYFEALEVMIMLNTLRVIDNPYQDIPLASVLRAPFVGLKENELAEIRLAAPQASFYEAVKTFMRAGTGIDPAAAEKLQRFVLQLDQWRNLARRGSLAELIWQVYLDTNYYEMAGAMTNGKQRTANLRALHDRALEYEKTSFRGLFRFLRFIDRMRERGDDLGTAKSLSEKENVVRLMTVHKSKGLEFPVVFFAGTGRSFNEMDFRKSYLFDQDYGLAVKAVNPDTRIEYTSLPFLAVREMKQLQMKAEEMRVLYVAMTRAKEQLFLTASVKEIDKLVEKWKVSTHDVLLPDFMRSRAKGYLDWIGPAVARHPDAKESLNSNGNLLNHCSHFDVEIIESQTLLPAIVGLDELLEDKSTAEDYQQLVNERFNYQYPHQRAVDKRSKQSVTEMKRLQMLQRLDEPESFVQTAKPKTAKLLHRPDFMMDKQLSAADVGTAVHAVMQHIPLDRTMTASEIKEFIDSLVGMEILSPAEGKVVSVKEIERFYKSETAGRLRLAKNIKREVPFTYAKKDADGDHQIIQGIVDCLFEEQDGWVLLDYKTDRVANMGNVTDEMTERYSVQLTVYQEAVESILRIPIKERWLYLFAASQEVII
- a CDS encoding alpha-amylase family glycosyl hydrolase; this translates as MKAKWILSMITTVLLLALVNPVFAAEERELKDELIYDVLVDRYFNKKINNDYEVNALDPAAFNGGDFDGMASELLFAKEMGFTALSIGPVFSTATYDGKTVRDYTKFERHFGTEEEFQTLVDEIHNQEMKVIVDIPTQQVSADHVWAVENPEWFTENEDGSLALDTANTEVQEALIATFVEFSEAYQVDGFRLQDADKLDAAFVSDFSKAIKEVRDSYILSDQEMADSGSFDAVVMPGVEKTLRAAYKNFDQDMTDVTTIMEQSKNNLIQVDSLTGSRFTADIVAENGFPPTRWTLLLTQLLTMPGIPVVQYGSESAMNGTELDESHQILDMAVDKELVDHITNLTSLRNSSEALRTGELEVLHDEDGWLVYKRSNDEESWIVAINNASSTKSINLSADVIGQGQELRGLFESDIIRQGDNGDYRITQDREIAEVFHVTEESKLNSAYIATLVVMYVVFMMFLWFVWRKGKQRKADAAKQSTVEKNPK
- a CDS encoding YisL family protein, which produces MSIFTDTTHLHITTWVVAVILFLIAAFMQRDSKGRKILHMVLRLFYVLIIITGLTLFIAHSSYDAMLYGIKFLLGVLTIGMMEMVLVRSKKQKPVTMFWALFVLFLLATMFIGFMLPIGLDFF
- a CDS encoding fumarylacetoacetate hydrolase family protein, yielding MKLLSFRYEGKEGFGPKVKKEEAVWDLVAIQQQLEVLPAFPTQLIEGIPQGMEFVEQIRKLTEAAVQSDRSEEFKHSFSEIEWLAPISRTPKNIICVGKNYADHAKEMGGEAPVDLVVFTKSATCISADGETVSVHSDVTDSYDYEGELAVIIGKAGHKIPKQMAYDYVFGYTIANDLTARDLQQKHQQYFLGKSLSGSCPLGPYIVTKDEIPQAQNLSIVTKVNDEVRQNGNTENMIRRVDDLVAEVSKYIALEPGDVLLTGTPAGVGKGFNPPKFLKAGDTIKVSIESIGTLVTHLS